In Microcaecilia unicolor chromosome 1, aMicUni1.1, whole genome shotgun sequence, the following are encoded in one genomic region:
- the LOC115463914 gene encoding protein ZNF783-like isoform X2 codes for MRVTFEDVAVSFSQEEWEYLDEGQKELYREVMKENYQTLISLGYERNDPDMLLRIEEEEEFYIKIQRRQMKEGYLLAPRY; via the exons atgcgggtcACGTTTGAGGACGTCGCTGTCTCTTTTTCCCAGGAGGAATGGGAGTATTTggatgaagggcagaaggagctttacagggaggtgatgaaggagaattatcagACCCTGATCTCTCTAG GCTATGAAAGGAACGATCCTGATATGTTATTAAGGATTGAAGAAGAGGAAGAATTCTACATCAAGATTCAGAGGCGCCAGATGAAAGAGGGGTACTTACTTGCACCCAG